Proteins from a single region of Shinella zoogloeoides:
- a CDS encoding amino acid ABC transporter ATP-binding protein, with protein MIELSHIEKRFGDNHVLRDISLRLAEGSVTALVGPSGGGKSTLLRCINLLETPTSGTIRLGGETIDFTPGRKVGWDAIQKLRRQTGMVFQNFQLFPHQTAIANVMEGLVTVLKWPADKARARALELLEKVGMAHKADAWPATLSGGQQQRVAIARALAPSPRVLLCDEPTSALDPELAEEVVEVLSRLAREGTTMVMATHDLRLASRVADTVVFLDGGVVVEQGPPRAVFSAPERERTKKFIASLSAPHSYDI; from the coding sequence ATGATCGAACTTTCCCATATCGAAAAGCGCTTCGGCGACAACCACGTCCTGCGCGACATCAGCCTGCGGCTTGCCGAAGGCTCGGTGACGGCGCTGGTCGGGCCTTCCGGCGGCGGCAAGAGCACGCTGCTGCGCTGCATCAACCTGCTCGAAACGCCGACCTCCGGCACGATCCGGCTCGGCGGGGAAACCATCGATTTTACGCCCGGCCGCAAGGTCGGCTGGGATGCGATCCAGAAGCTGCGCCGCCAGACGGGCATGGTCTTCCAGAATTTCCAGCTCTTCCCGCACCAGACGGCCATCGCCAATGTGATGGAAGGCCTCGTCACCGTCTTGAAATGGCCGGCCGACAAGGCCCGCGCCCGCGCGCTCGAACTGCTCGAGAAGGTCGGCATGGCGCACAAGGCCGACGCCTGGCCCGCCACCCTTTCCGGCGGCCAGCAGCAGCGCGTCGCCATCGCCCGCGCGCTCGCCCCCTCGCCGCGCGTGCTTCTGTGCGACGAGCCGACCTCGGCGCTCGATCCGGAACTGGCCGAGGAAGTGGTCGAGGTGCTGAGCCGGCTTGCCCGCGAGGGCACCACGATGGTCATGGCGACGCACGACCTGCGCCTTGCCTCGCGCGTCGCCGACACCGTGGTTTTCCTCGATGGCGGCGTCGTCGTGGAACAGGGCCCGCCCCGCGCCGTCTTCTCCGCGCCGGAGCGCGAGCGCACGAAAAAATTCATCGCCTCGCTCAGCGCGCCGCACAGCTACGACATCTAG